In Myxococcus virescens, a single genomic region encodes these proteins:
- a CDS encoding methylmalonyl-CoA mutase family protein, whose amino-acid sequence MAQEPLHIASEFPAPSVEDWRRLVDKDLKGKPFTALQSQLEGGLSLQPLYTQQDAAVAPPEPPGVAPYVRGTQALGLTEGGWVVCQEYSEPDVTQAAEAIRTDLDRGGWGVWLHLGGTHGIRVPDAEALRRLLAHAPLDTTPVHLEPESDPLAAAQHLLHVAEQTGVSRAALKGSLGVDPLGILARMGSLPMGLDATLSQAAPLVTSLREAAPGLRVLLVSTRAYADAGATSVHELAWAIATGVAYLRGLERAGVSPDVAARSVQFAISVGGQFFPEIARLRAARLLWSKAVAACGGSPEAQAMVLHARTASTTKTQRDPWVNILRATAESFAAVVGGADSVSTSPFDEALGTPDASARRLARNTQLILRDESSLNRVADPAGGSYYLEQLTQDIARAAWTELRRIEALGGMEQALTSGDVARVLAETRAARDKAVRTRRLPIVGVSEFPHLGETPVQREPRAEASPAPATSGPLPLRPARVAEPFEALRDASDRYLAAHGARPKAFLASLGTVAEHTTRSTWTANVLAAGGIEPADQHGFADIADAVARFQASGAPLAVISGPDALYPEWVPALTAALKSKGARAVAVAGRPGDHEAAFRAAGVDVFFYAGADLFALLSSLHQQLGVA is encoded by the coding sequence ATGGCTCAAGAGCCTCTCCATATCGCCTCGGAGTTCCCGGCCCCGTCGGTGGAAGACTGGCGCCGGCTCGTGGACAAGGACCTGAAGGGCAAGCCCTTCACCGCGCTCCAGTCGCAGCTGGAAGGCGGCCTGTCGCTCCAGCCGCTCTACACGCAGCAGGACGCCGCCGTCGCGCCGCCCGAGCCGCCCGGCGTGGCCCCCTACGTGCGCGGCACCCAGGCCCTGGGCCTGACCGAGGGTGGATGGGTGGTGTGCCAGGAGTACAGCGAGCCGGACGTGACGCAGGCCGCCGAGGCCATCCGCACGGACCTGGACCGGGGCGGCTGGGGCGTGTGGCTCCACCTGGGCGGCACGCACGGCATTCGCGTACCGGATGCCGAGGCGCTGCGGCGCCTGCTCGCCCACGCGCCACTGGACACGACGCCCGTCCACCTGGAGCCCGAGTCGGACCCGCTGGCCGCCGCCCAGCACCTGCTCCACGTCGCGGAGCAGACGGGCGTGTCCCGCGCGGCGCTGAAGGGCAGCCTCGGCGTGGATCCGCTCGGCATCCTGGCCCGCATGGGCTCGCTGCCCATGGGGCTGGATGCGACGCTGTCCCAGGCCGCGCCCCTGGTCACCTCGCTGCGTGAAGCCGCGCCCGGCCTCCGGGTGCTGCTCGTGTCCACGCGCGCCTACGCGGACGCGGGCGCCACATCGGTGCACGAGCTGGCCTGGGCCATCGCCACGGGCGTGGCGTACCTGCGCGGACTGGAGCGCGCGGGCGTCTCCCCCGACGTCGCGGCGCGCTCCGTCCAGTTCGCCATCTCCGTGGGGGGACAGTTCTTCCCAGAGATTGCCCGCCTGCGCGCGGCGAGGCTCTTGTGGTCCAAGGCCGTGGCGGCCTGTGGCGGCTCGCCGGAGGCCCAGGCCATGGTGCTGCACGCGCGCACCGCGAGCACCACGAAGACGCAGCGGGACCCGTGGGTGAACATCCTCCGCGCCACCGCGGAGTCCTTCGCCGCCGTCGTCGGTGGCGCGGACAGCGTCAGCACCTCGCCGTTCGACGAAGCCCTGGGCACGCCCGACGCGTCCGCCCGCCGGCTGGCGCGCAATACGCAGCTCATCCTGCGCGACGAGTCGAGCCTCAACCGCGTCGCCGACCCCGCGGGCGGCAGCTACTACCTGGAGCAGCTCACGCAGGACATCGCCCGCGCGGCGTGGACCGAGCTGCGGCGCATCGAGGCGCTGGGCGGCATGGAGCAAGCGCTCACGAGCGGCGACGTGGCCCGCGTGCTCGCGGAGACGCGCGCGGCGCGCGACAAGGCCGTGCGCACCCGCCGCCTGCCCATTGTCGGCGTGAGTGAGTTCCCCCACCTGGGCGAAACGCCCGTTCAGCGGGAGCCCCGCGCCGAGGCGTCCCCGGCGCCCGCGACATCGGGCCCCCTGCCGCTGCGCCCGGCGCGAGTGGCCGAACCCTTCGAGGCGCTGCGCGACGCGAGCGACCGCTACCTCGCCGCGCACGGTGCGCGCCCCAAGGCCTTCCTCGCCAGCCTGGGCACCGTGGCCGAGCACACCACCCGCTCCACGTGGACGGCCAACGTCCTGGCCGCGGGCGGTATCGAGCCGGCGGACCAGCATGGCTTCGCGGACATCGCGGACGCGGTGGCCCGCTTCCAGGCATCAGGCGCGCCGCTCGCCGTCATCTCCGGGCCAGACGCGCTGTATCCAGAATGGGTGCCCGCGTTGACGGCGGCGCTGAAGTCGAAGGGCGCGCGCGCGGTGGCCGTGGCAGGCCGGCCCGGTGACCATGAGGCCGCCTTCCGCGCGGCCGGCGTGGACGTCTTCTTCTACGCGGGAGCGGACCTGTTCGCGCTCCTGTCCTCACTGCACCAGCAGCTCGGAGTGGCCTGA
- the scpA gene encoding methylmalonyl-CoA mutase, translating into MRPHVPDFSGIDFDAPETHSAAPTRDQQLRQAGDATRNAERWDTPEGIPVKPVYTREDMEGVEHLGSLPGLPPFVRGPYSTMYVQQPWTVRQYAGFSTAEASNAFYRRNLAAGQKGLSIAFDLATHRGYDSDHPRVAGDVGMAGVAIDSIKDMRILFDRIPLDQMSVSMTMNGAVLPVLALYVVAAEEQGVRPEQLSGTIQNDILKEFMVRNTYIYPPAPSMRIIGDIFRFTAEKMPRFNSISISGYHMQEAGATQNLELGYTLADGVEYVRAGLAAGLSVDAFAPRLSFFWAIGMNFFMEVAKMRAARLLWAKLIKGFSPKTDKSLALRTHSQTSGWSLTAQDVFNNVVRTCVEAMAATQGHTQSLHTNSLDEAIALPTDFSARIARNTQLYLQLESGTTRVIDPWGGSYYVERLTHELAHKAWAHIQEVEALGGMTKAIEAGLPKLRIEEAAARTQARIDSGRQAIIGVNKYPPEREDSIEILKVDNSAVREAQIARLRELRAERNAEDVRRKLDALTEAGRRGEGNLLALAIDAARAKATVGEISDALEKVFGRYEATVRSVTGVYSSEAGKDAQGIIDAREKADAFLARFGRRPRILIAKMGQDGHDRGQKVIATAFADLGFDVDIGPLFQTPEESARQAVENDVHVVGASSLAAGHLTLVPQLKQALKALGREDIMVVVGGVIPAQDYDALRAAGAAAIFGPGTVISKAAIELLDKLAASLEEEA; encoded by the coding sequence ATGCGCCCCCACGTACCGGACTTCTCGGGCATCGACTTCGACGCCCCCGAAACGCACTCCGCCGCGCCCACGCGCGACCAGCAACTGCGTCAGGCCGGCGACGCCACGCGCAACGCCGAGCGCTGGGACACGCCCGAGGGCATCCCCGTCAAGCCGGTGTACACGCGCGAGGACATGGAGGGCGTGGAGCACCTGGGCTCGCTGCCGGGCCTGCCGCCCTTCGTGCGCGGCCCCTACTCCACCATGTACGTGCAGCAGCCGTGGACGGTGCGGCAGTACGCCGGCTTCTCCACGGCCGAGGCCTCCAACGCCTTCTACCGCCGCAACCTCGCGGCGGGGCAGAAGGGCCTGTCCATCGCCTTCGACCTCGCGACGCACCGGGGCTACGACAGCGACCATCCCCGCGTGGCGGGTGACGTGGGCATGGCGGGCGTGGCCATCGACTCCATCAAGGACATGCGCATCCTGTTCGACCGGATTCCGCTCGACCAGATGAGCGTGTCCATGACGATGAACGGGGCCGTGCTCCCGGTGCTGGCGCTCTACGTGGTCGCCGCCGAGGAGCAGGGCGTGCGCCCCGAGCAGCTCAGCGGGACCATCCAGAACGACATCCTCAAGGAGTTCATGGTCCGCAACACGTACATCTACCCGCCGGCTCCGTCGATGCGCATCATCGGCGACATCTTCCGCTTCACGGCGGAGAAGATGCCGCGCTTCAACAGCATCAGCATCAGCGGCTACCACATGCAGGAAGCCGGGGCGACGCAGAACCTGGAGCTGGGCTACACGCTGGCGGATGGCGTGGAGTACGTGCGCGCCGGACTCGCGGCGGGGCTGAGCGTGGACGCCTTCGCGCCGCGCCTGTCCTTCTTCTGGGCCATTGGCATGAACTTCTTCATGGAAGTGGCCAAGATGCGCGCCGCCCGCCTGCTCTGGGCGAAGCTCATCAAGGGCTTCTCCCCGAAGACGGACAAGAGCCTGGCGCTGCGCACCCACAGCCAGACGTCTGGCTGGAGCCTCACCGCGCAGGACGTCTTCAACAACGTCGTGCGCACCTGCGTGGAGGCCATGGCCGCCACCCAGGGCCACACGCAGAGCCTGCACACCAACTCACTGGACGAGGCCATCGCGCTGCCCACCGACTTCAGCGCGCGCATCGCCCGCAACACCCAGCTCTATCTCCAGTTGGAGAGCGGCACCACGCGCGTCATCGACCCCTGGGGTGGCAGCTACTACGTGGAGCGCCTCACGCACGAACTGGCGCACAAGGCGTGGGCCCACATCCAGGAGGTCGAGGCGCTGGGCGGCATGACGAAGGCCATCGAGGCCGGCCTGCCCAAGCTGCGCATCGAGGAGGCGGCGGCGCGCACCCAGGCGCGCATCGACTCCGGCCGCCAGGCCATCATCGGCGTGAACAAGTACCCGCCCGAGCGCGAGGACTCCATCGAGATTCTCAAGGTGGACAACTCGGCGGTGCGCGAGGCGCAGATTGCCCGGCTGCGCGAGCTGCGCGCCGAGCGCAACGCGGAGGACGTCCGCCGCAAGCTGGACGCGCTCACCGAGGCGGGACGGCGCGGCGAGGGCAACCTGCTGGCGCTGGCCATCGACGCGGCCCGCGCCAAGGCGACGGTGGGCGAAATCAGCGACGCGCTCGAGAAGGTGTTCGGGCGCTACGAGGCCACGGTGCGCAGCGTGACGGGTGTGTATTCCAGCGAAGCGGGCAAGGACGCCCAGGGAATCATCGACGCGCGCGAGAAGGCGGACGCGTTCCTCGCGCGCTTCGGCCGCCGGCCGCGCATCCTCATCGCGAAGATGGGGCAGGACGGGCATGACCGCGGCCAGAAGGTCATCGCCACCGCGTTCGCGGACCTGGGCTTCGACGTGGACATCGGTCCCCTGTTCCAGACGCCCGAGGAGTCCGCGCGGCAGGCGGTGGAGAACGACGTGCACGTCGTGGGCGCCAGCTCGCTCGCCGCCGGCCACCTGACGCTGGTGCCGCAGCTCAAGCAGGCCCTCAAGGCGCTGGGCCGCGAGGACATCATGGTCGTCGTGGGCGGCGTCATCCCCGCGCAGGACTACGACGCGCTTCGCGCCGCGGGCGCCGCGGCCATCTTCGGCCCCGGCACGGTCATCTCCAAGGCGGCCATCGAGCTGCTCGACAAGCTGGCCGCGTCGCTGGAGGAAGAGGCGTGA
- the meaB gene encoding methylmalonyl Co-A mutase-associated GTPase MeaB: protein MKLLSADAYVDGVRAGDRAMLARTITLVESELPRHAVLAQEVLTRLLPATGGSRRVGISGVPGVGKSTFIDALGMHLVKAGKRVAVLAIDPSSTVSGGSILGDKTRMARLSREEAAYIRPSPSSGTLGGVARKTRETLLLCEAAGFDVVLVETVGVGQSETVVADLVDFYLVLMLAGAGDELQGIKRGILEVADMLAINKADGDNKPRAERARSELRAALHLMRPGAEPEITTCSALEGTGIEKLWTSVETQLGRSAASGATERRRKAQQVQWMWSMVQDGLRAALRAHPEVSTLVPTLEADVREGRATPTSAALRVLGAFLPETRA from the coding sequence GTGAAGCTGCTGTCCGCGGACGCGTATGTGGACGGCGTGCGCGCGGGCGACCGCGCCATGCTCGCGCGCACCATCACCCTGGTGGAGAGCGAGCTGCCGCGCCACGCCGTGCTCGCCCAGGAAGTCCTCACGCGGCTGCTCCCCGCCACGGGCGGCAGCCGGCGCGTGGGCATCAGCGGCGTGCCCGGCGTGGGCAAGAGCACCTTCATCGACGCGCTGGGCATGCACCTGGTGAAGGCCGGCAAGCGCGTGGCGGTGCTGGCCATCGACCCATCCAGCACCGTGTCCGGCGGCAGCATCCTGGGTGACAAGACGCGCATGGCGCGGCTGTCGCGCGAGGAGGCCGCGTACATCCGCCCCAGCCCCTCCAGCGGCACCCTGGGCGGCGTGGCGCGCAAGACGCGCGAGACGCTGCTCCTGTGCGAGGCGGCGGGCTTCGACGTGGTGCTGGTGGAGACGGTGGGCGTGGGCCAGTCGGAGACGGTGGTGGCCGACCTGGTGGACTTCTATCTGGTGCTCATGCTGGCGGGCGCCGGGGACGAGCTGCAGGGCATCAAGCGCGGCATCCTCGAGGTGGCGGACATGCTCGCCATCAACAAGGCGGACGGCGACAACAAGCCGCGCGCCGAAAGGGCCCGCTCCGAGCTACGCGCCGCGTTGCACCTGATGCGGCCGGGCGCCGAGCCGGAAATCACCACCTGCAGTGCCCTGGAGGGCACCGGCATCGAGAAGCTGTGGACATCCGTCGAGACGCAGCTCGGGCGGAGCGCGGCCTCGGGTGCGACGGAGCGCCGCCGCAAGGCGCAGCAGGTGCAGTGGATGTGGTCCATGGTGCAGGACGGCCTCCGAGCGGCCCTCCGTGCGCACCCCGAGGTGTCCACACTGGTGCCCACGCTGGAGGCGGACGTGCGCGAAGGGCGTGCGACACCGACGTCGGCCGCACTGCGGGTGCTGGGCGCGTTCCTCCCTGAAACGAGGGCCTGA
- a CDS encoding methylmalonyl-CoA mutase family protein produces MRNVQQTPVPQPYKPRFHVRIVTAASLFDGHDAAINVMRRLMQSSGAEIIHLGHNRSVAEIVDCAIQEDVQGIAITSYQGGHVEFFKYMIDLLRERKANIKVFGGGGGTILPSEIEELHRYGVTRIYSPDDGRAMGLQGMIDDLISQCDFEKRPADFAPLLDAPSMREPSRIAPLITIAENFASQGAALREAMSHIQAKGPRVPILGITGTGGAGKSSLVDELVRRFLADFPDKTLAVLSVDPSKRKSGGALLGDRIRMNAIDNPRVYMRSMATRQSNLALSKHVGDSIEICKAAGFDLIVVETSGIGQSDTEITEHSDVALYVMTAEYGAATQLEKIDMLDFADVIAINKFDKRGSLDALRDVRKQWKRNHNAFTTADDAVPVYGTIASQFNDPGMNQLYRALMDTISTKTGAPLKSGFELTPGMSEKKWIIPPERTRYLAEIVEACESYDGFVKAQAAIARRMYQLHGTIEALRTNVGRKRLEIVEPKDPSDTVQVTERVEGEPAYLSELVELYKDLESRLHADCRRLLAEWPATKRRYAASKYQFQVRDKVIELDLYAETLSHLRIPKIALPRYEDWGDILTWLLRENAPGAFPFTAGVFPLKREGEDPARMFAGEGGPERTNKRFHYVSRGLPAKRLSTAFDSVTLYGEDPDHRPDIYGKVGNSGVSIANVDDAKKLYSGFDLADPSTSVSMTINGPAPMLLGFFLNAAVDQQCEKWIRENGKVDEVEKKIDALYRERGLPRPRYQGDLPQGNDGLGLLLLGVSGDEVLPRDVYERIRAKTLQSVRGTVQADILKEDQAQNTCIFSTEFALRVMGDIQQYFIDQKVRNFYSVSISGYHIAEAGANPISQLAFTLANGFTFVEYYLSRGMDIDDFAPNLSFFFSNGMDPEYAVLGRVARRIWAKAIRDKYGGNDRSQKLKYHIQTSGRSLHAQEIAFNDIRTTLQALLALNDNCNSLHTNAYDEAITTPTEESVRRALAIQLVINKEFGLSKNENPSQGAFIIEELTDLVEAAVLAEFRAISERGGVLGAMERMYQRSKIQEESLYYETLKHDGTLPIVGVNTFLDPKGSPTVTPPEVIRATTEEKNYAITSRDAFWKRNEATAPKALEAVRRAALDNGNIFAALMDACKVCTLGQLSRALYEVGGQYRRNM; encoded by the coding sequence GTGCGAAACGTCCAGCAGACACCCGTTCCCCAGCCCTACAAGCCTCGTTTCCACGTCCGCATCGTGACGGCCGCCTCCCTGTTCGACGGGCATGACGCCGCCATCAACGTGATGCGCCGCCTCATGCAGTCCTCGGGCGCGGAAATCATCCACCTGGGGCACAACCGCTCGGTGGCTGAGATTGTCGACTGCGCCATCCAGGAGGACGTGCAGGGCATCGCCATCACGTCCTACCAGGGCGGTCACGTCGAGTTCTTCAAGTACATGATTGACCTGCTGCGCGAGCGGAAGGCCAACATCAAGGTCTTCGGCGGCGGTGGCGGCACCATCCTCCCGTCGGAGATTGAAGAGCTCCACCGCTACGGCGTCACGCGCATCTACTCGCCGGACGACGGACGGGCCATGGGCCTTCAGGGGATGATTGACGACCTCATCTCCCAGTGTGACTTCGAGAAGCGGCCGGCGGACTTCGCGCCCCTGCTCGACGCGCCCTCGATGCGCGAGCCGTCCCGGATTGCCCCGCTCATCACCATCGCGGAGAACTTCGCGTCCCAGGGCGCGGCCCTGCGCGAGGCCATGTCGCATATCCAGGCCAAGGGCCCGCGCGTGCCCATCCTGGGCATCACCGGCACCGGCGGAGCGGGCAAGTCCAGCCTCGTGGATGAGCTGGTGCGCCGCTTCCTCGCCGACTTCCCGGACAAGACGCTCGCCGTGCTGTCCGTGGACCCGTCCAAGCGCAAGTCCGGCGGCGCGCTCCTGGGCGACCGCATCCGGATGAACGCCATCGACAATCCGCGCGTGTACATGCGCTCGATGGCCACCCGCCAGAGCAACCTCGCCCTGTCCAAGCACGTGGGCGACTCCATCGAAATCTGCAAGGCCGCCGGCTTCGACCTCATCGTGGTGGAGACCTCCGGCATCGGCCAGTCCGACACTGAAATCACCGAGCACTCCGACGTGGCGCTCTACGTGATGACGGCGGAGTACGGCGCGGCGACGCAGCTCGAGAAGATCGACATGCTCGACTTCGCGGACGTCATCGCCATCAACAAGTTCGACAAGCGCGGTTCGCTGGACGCGCTGCGCGACGTGCGCAAGCAGTGGAAGCGCAACCACAACGCCTTCACCACCGCCGATGACGCGGTGCCCGTGTACGGCACCATCGCCTCGCAGTTCAACGACCCGGGGATGAACCAGCTCTACCGGGCGCTCATGGACACCATCTCCACGAAGACGGGCGCGCCGCTGAAGTCCGGCTTCGAGCTCACGCCGGGGATGAGCGAGAAGAAGTGGATCATCCCGCCCGAGCGCACGCGCTACCTGGCGGAAATCGTCGAGGCCTGTGAGTCCTATGACGGCTTCGTGAAGGCCCAGGCCGCCATCGCCCGGCGCATGTACCAGCTCCACGGCACCATCGAGGCGCTGCGCACCAACGTGGGCAGGAAGCGCCTGGAAATCGTCGAGCCCAAGGACCCCTCGGACACGGTGCAGGTCACCGAGCGCGTCGAGGGCGAGCCCGCCTACCTGAGCGAGCTGGTGGAGCTGTACAAGGATTTGGAGTCGCGGCTCCACGCCGACTGCCGCCGGCTGCTGGCCGAGTGGCCCGCGACGAAGCGCCGCTACGCCGCGTCCAAGTACCAGTTCCAGGTCCGCGACAAGGTCATCGAGCTGGACCTGTACGCGGAGACGCTCTCCCACCTGCGCATCCCCAAGATTGCCCTCCCCCGGTACGAAGACTGGGGTGACATCCTCACCTGGCTGCTGCGGGAGAATGCGCCGGGCGCCTTCCCCTTCACCGCGGGCGTCTTCCCGCTCAAGCGCGAGGGCGAGGACCCCGCGCGCATGTTCGCCGGAGAGGGCGGCCCGGAGCGCACCAACAAGCGCTTCCACTACGTGTCGCGGGGCCTGCCCGCCAAGCGCCTGTCCACGGCCTTCGACTCGGTGACGCTGTACGGCGAGGACCCGGACCACCGGCCGGACATCTACGGCAAGGTGGGCAACTCGGGCGTGTCCATCGCCAACGTGGACGACGCGAAGAAGCTCTACTCCGGCTTCGACCTGGCGGACCCGTCCACGTCCGTGTCCATGACCATCAACGGCCCCGCGCCGATGCTGCTCGGGTTCTTCCTCAACGCCGCGGTGGACCAGCAGTGCGAGAAGTGGATTCGCGAGAACGGCAAGGTCGACGAGGTCGAGAAGAAGATAGATGCCCTCTACCGCGAGCGCGGCCTGCCGCGGCCCCGCTACCAGGGCGACCTGCCGCAGGGCAACGACGGGCTGGGCCTGCTGCTGCTCGGCGTGTCCGGCGACGAGGTGCTCCCGCGCGACGTCTACGAGCGCATCCGCGCGAAGACGCTCCAGTCAGTGCGCGGCACCGTGCAGGCGGACATCCTGAAGGAGGACCAGGCGCAGAACACCTGCATCTTCTCCACGGAGTTCGCCCTGCGGGTGATGGGCGACATCCAGCAGTACTTCATCGACCAGAAGGTGCGGAACTTCTACTCGGTGTCGATTTCCGGCTACCACATCGCGGAAGCCGGGGCGAACCCCATCTCCCAGCTGGCCTTCACGCTGGCCAACGGCTTCACCTTCGTCGAGTACTACCTGTCGCGGGGCATGGACATCGACGACTTCGCGCCCAACCTCTCGTTCTTCTTCTCGAACGGAATGGACCCGGAGTACGCCGTGCTGGGCCGCGTGGCGCGCCGCATCTGGGCCAAGGCCATCCGGGACAAGTACGGCGGCAATGACCGCTCGCAGAAGCTGAAGTACCACATCCAGACGTCTGGCCGGAGCCTGCACGCGCAGGAGATTGCCTTCAACGACATCCGGACCACGCTGCAGGCGTTGCTCGCGCTCAACGACAACTGCAACTCGTTGCACACCAACGCCTATGACGAGGCCATCACCACGCCCACCGAGGAGAGCGTGCGCCGCGCGCTCGCCATCCAGTTGGTCATCAACAAGGAGTTCGGCCTCTCCAAGAACGAAAACCCCAGCCAGGGTGCGTTCATCATCGAAGAGCTGACCGACCTGGTGGAGGCGGCGGTGCTGGCGGAGTTCCGCGCCATCTCCGAGCGCGGCGGCGTGCTGGGCGCCATGGAGCGCATGTACCAGCGCTCCAAGATTCAGGAAGAGTCCCTCTACTACGAGACGCTGAAGCACGACGGGACGCTGCCCATCGTCGGGGTGAATACCTTCCTGGACCCCAAGGGCTCTCCGACGGTGACACCGCCCGAGGTCATCCGCGCGACGACGGAGGAGAAGAACTACGCCATCACCTCGCGCGACGCCTTCTGGAAGCGGAACGAGGCGACGGCGCCCAAGGCCCTGGAGGCCGTGCGCCGCGCGGCGCTGGACAACGGCAACATCTTCGCCGCGCTGATGGACGCCTGTAAGGTCTGCACGCTCGGCCAGCTCTCCCGCGCGCTGTACGAGGTGGGCGGGCAGTACCGGCGCAACATGTAA
- the ybaL gene encoding YbaL family putative K(+) efflux transporter, whose translation MPHDTTLIATIAVGLGLAFVGGFVARWLKLPPLVGYLLAGVAVGPFTPGFVADGGLAGQLAEIGVILLMFGVGIHFSIKDLLAVRNIAVPGAVVQIAAATVMGTVVSHWWGWSLGAGLVFGLALSTASTVVLLRALEERGILDSVNGRIAVGWLIVEDLAMVLALVLLPALGNVLGSADTQTAATAAAGDSLIWTLALTLGKVCLFVALMVVAGTRLVPWLLTQVAKTGSRELFTLSVLAVSLGIAFGAAALFGVSFALGAFFAGVVVSESELSHRVAEDSLPLQDAFSVLFFVSVGMLFDPMVMVKQPFEVLAVLGIIVLGKSLAAFFIVLAFRYPVNTALTVSASLAQIGEFSFILVGLGVTLGLLPKEGQSLVLSGALLSITLNPLVFKTIDPLLAWLRRHPRFAARMDPEEDELSDLPIGMGDVQLREHAVLIGYGRVGGVIGQSLTEQKIPFVVVEQNREYVERLREEGVPAIYGDAAVPGILEHAHLDTASILIVATPDALQARAIVEQAKGVNPSLPAVVRTHGDEERDYLESLGVDRVVMGEHALARSMLDYVLERLSALKARPLLPAPADAVVP comes from the coding sequence GTGCCTCACGATACCACGCTCATCGCCACCATCGCAGTTGGACTCGGACTGGCCTTCGTCGGTGGGTTCGTCGCACGTTGGCTGAAGCTGCCACCTTTGGTGGGCTATCTCCTGGCGGGCGTGGCCGTGGGGCCGTTCACGCCGGGCTTCGTCGCGGATGGGGGCCTTGCCGGTCAGCTGGCGGAGATTGGCGTCATCCTGCTGATGTTCGGCGTGGGGATTCACTTCTCCATCAAGGACCTGCTCGCCGTGCGCAACATCGCGGTGCCGGGCGCCGTCGTGCAGATCGCGGCGGCCACCGTGATGGGGACCGTGGTCTCGCACTGGTGGGGTTGGAGCCTGGGCGCGGGCCTGGTGTTCGGTCTCGCGCTGTCCACCGCCAGCACCGTGGTGCTGCTGCGCGCCCTGGAGGAGCGGGGCATCCTCGATTCGGTGAATGGCCGCATCGCGGTGGGTTGGCTGATTGTGGAGGACCTGGCGATGGTGCTCGCCCTGGTCCTTCTCCCCGCGCTGGGCAACGTCCTTGGCTCCGCCGACACGCAGACGGCCGCGACGGCGGCCGCTGGAGACAGCCTCATCTGGACCCTGGCCCTCACGCTGGGGAAGGTGTGCCTCTTCGTGGCCCTGATGGTGGTCGCCGGCACGCGGCTGGTGCCCTGGCTGCTGACCCAGGTGGCCAAGACGGGCTCCCGCGAGCTGTTCACGTTGTCGGTGCTGGCGGTGTCGCTGGGGATTGCGTTCGGGGCCGCCGCGCTCTTCGGCGTCTCCTTCGCGCTGGGCGCCTTCTTCGCGGGCGTGGTGGTCAGTGAGTCGGAGCTCAGCCACCGGGTGGCGGAGGATTCGCTGCCGCTCCAGGACGCGTTCTCGGTGCTGTTCTTCGTGTCGGTGGGAATGCTCTTCGACCCGATGGTGATGGTGAAGCAGCCGTTCGAGGTCCTCGCCGTGCTGGGCATCATCGTCCTGGGCAAGTCGCTGGCCGCCTTCTTCATCGTGTTGGCGTTCCGCTACCCGGTGAACACCGCCCTCACGGTGTCCGCGAGCCTGGCGCAGATTGGGGAGTTCTCCTTCATCCTGGTGGGGCTGGGCGTCACGCTCGGGCTGCTGCCGAAGGAGGGGCAGAGCCTGGTGTTGTCGGGGGCCCTGCTGTCCATCACCCTCAACCCGCTCGTCTTCAAGACCATTGATCCGCTGCTGGCGTGGCTGCGCCGGCACCCACGGTTCGCCGCGCGCATGGACCCGGAGGAAGACGAGCTGTCCGACCTGCCCATTGGCATGGGGGACGTGCAGCTGCGCGAGCACGCGGTGTTGATTGGCTACGGGCGCGTGGGCGGCGTGATTGGCCAGAGCCTGACGGAGCAGAAGATTCCCTTCGTGGTCGTGGAGCAGAACCGCGAGTACGTGGAGCGCCTCCGTGAGGAGGGTGTGCCCGCCATCTACGGGGACGCCGCGGTGCCCGGCATCCTGGAGCATGCGCACCTGGATACGGCGTCCATCCTCATCGTCGCCACGCCGGACGCGCTGCAGGCCCGCGCCATCGTGGAGCAGGCGAAAGGCGTGAATCCGTCCCTTCCCGCGGTGGTGCGCACGCATGGCGACGAGGAGCGGGACTACCTGGAGTCGCTGGGCGTGGACCGGGTGGTGATGGGCGAGCACGCGCTGGCACGGAGCATGTTGGACTACGTGCTGGAGCGGCTGTCCGCGCTGAAGGCCCGGCCTCTGTTGCCGGCACCCGCGGACGCCGTGGTGCCTTGA